Proteins from a genomic interval of Arthrobacter sp. CAN_C5:
- a CDS encoding Flp pilus assembly protein CpaB: protein MKSRIIGAIAAVVLAVIGAVLLVQYVSASEQRALAGTETQTVLVVRNGISIPEGTTAEGIVELVSEEAVPAKVVPADAIVSLDQVAGLVTSVELVAGEQVLSSRFVDPAELSEDSVVEVPEGMQEVTILLEPQRAVGGQIRPGDTVGVFISLEGGGEENPLAVSHLTLHKVLVTNVQGLPEQVEESNVPGSTPIPAGSVLVTVARPAPDAEKVVYGQEFGRIWLSKEPATATEDGTRPITADEIYE from the coding sequence GTGAAAAGCCGAATCATCGGTGCGATAGCCGCCGTCGTCCTTGCAGTGATCGGCGCCGTGCTCCTGGTGCAATACGTCAGCGCCTCCGAGCAGCGGGCTCTGGCTGGCACCGAAACCCAGACAGTCCTGGTGGTCCGGAACGGAATCTCAATCCCCGAGGGCACTACTGCCGAGGGCATAGTCGAGCTGGTGAGCGAGGAGGCAGTCCCCGCCAAAGTGGTACCCGCAGACGCAATCGTGAGCCTTGATCAGGTCGCCGGCCTGGTAACCAGTGTGGAGTTGGTAGCTGGTGAGCAGGTGTTGAGCAGCCGGTTTGTTGACCCGGCGGAGCTCAGTGAAGACTCAGTGGTCGAGGTGCCCGAGGGCATGCAGGAAGTCACCATTCTTCTGGAGCCCCAGCGTGCCGTTGGTGGCCAGATACGTCCCGGGGACACGGTCGGCGTCTTTATATCGCTGGAAGGCGGCGGTGAAGAAAATCCGCTGGCTGTAAGCCACCTCACCCTGCATAAAGTACTGGTCACAAACGTTCAGGGCTTGCCAGAGCAGGTGGAGGAATCGAATGTTCCAGGCTCCACCCCAATTCCTGCCGGAAGCGTCTTGGTGACGGTAGCCCGCCCAGCACCTGACGCCGAGAAAGTCGTCTATGGGCAAGAATTTGGCAGGATCTGGCTTTCAAAAGAACCGGCGACAGCCACCGAGGACGGCACCCGGCCGATCACTGCAGATGAGATTTACGAATGA